From the Fibrobacter sp. UWB10 genome, one window contains:
- a CDS encoding EamA family transporter — protein sequence MLFLLLTIGPAFLFACGNILEKSGVSTVGKRTGGTSRPWEFFKGVITNKFWWLGICCSGLATLGYYIAMARYDLSQVQPMMVLNPVLTALMGFCILKEALTKRIVIAICFVVAGLLYSVENLGESTAIQNIGMLWAYAGGLSAVTLVAHLWVKDREMVDSLIMGVGFGLSAAFYKSLAMDFDLDHIELSSIANLLLDFRTLGYIATYSIAFLYSQVSFSRGRALFIIPFSAAVGAAVPTLAGVLVFSEAFPMGKVISVSLVLIGACLFIVRRPRRKKKETFG from the coding sequence ATGCTGTTCCTGTTGCTGACAATCGGTCCTGCGTTTCTTTTTGCTTGCGGGAACATTCTCGAAAAGTCGGGTGTGTCTACGGTGGGCAAGCGCACTGGCGGAACTTCTCGTCCGTGGGAATTCTTTAAGGGCGTAATCACTAATAAGTTCTGGTGGCTTGGAATTTGCTGTTCTGGCCTTGCAACGCTTGGCTACTACATTGCCATGGCGCGTTATGACCTGAGCCAAGTGCAACCGATGATGGTTTTGAATCCGGTGCTTACCGCCCTCATGGGATTCTGCATTCTGAAAGAAGCTTTGACCAAGCGCATTGTGATTGCGATTTGCTTTGTGGTGGCGGGCCTTCTTTACTCTGTCGAGAACTTGGGTGAATCGACTGCGATTCAGAATATCGGAATGCTTTGGGCGTACGCTGGCGGACTGAGTGCTGTAACGCTTGTAGCGCACTTGTGGGTCAAGGACCGCGAAATGGTAGATTCTTTGATTATGGGCGTGGGCTTTGGACTTTCTGCCGCATTCTACAAGAGTCTCGCGATGGATTTTGACTTGGACCACATTGAGCTTTCTTCGATTGCGAACTTGCTTTTGGATTTTAGAACGCTTGGCTACATTGCGACTTATAGCATTGCTTTCTTGTATTCGCAAGTGTCGTTCTCTCGCGGTCGTGCGCTGTTCATTATTCCGTTCAGTGCGGCTGTTGGCGCTGCAGTGCCGACTTTGGCTGGCGTACTTGTATTTTCGGAAGCGTTCCCGATGGGCAAGGTGATTTCGGTGAGCCTCGTGCTGATTGGCGCCTGCCTCTTTATTGTGCGCCGCCCCAGAAGAAAGAAAAAAGAAACTTTTGGATAG
- a CDS encoding LicD family protein: MGFDSKTGRPVPLSRAQVPILKIFKEIKPVLEANSIPYYLLGGTLLGAVRHKGFIPWDDDIDIGIVREDYERFLRLVPKILPKHLELRSYRDKSDHHYYFSRIVDTRYEMNRNGSLVSRTENLWVDIFPLDGMPNNWFVRKIHMLELLWLRLRYHVACFDKVNLNRPNRPLSERIVIALVKDLGVNGHKNYKKWLIKLDLVLRRYKVQNSNWIVNFMGQYKFKEMFPKSYYGKGKLYQFEDMQLMGPEDADKVLTQMYGDYMKEPEDCDKNVHDAQLVEQQAY; the protein is encoded by the coding sequence ATGGGGTTCGATTCAAAAACAGGACGTCCTGTGCCGCTATCTAGGGCGCAGGTGCCTATTTTGAAAATCTTTAAGGAAATAAAGCCGGTTCTTGAGGCGAATTCGATTCCGTACTATTTGTTGGGCGGAACCTTGCTGGGTGCTGTCCGGCATAAGGGATTCATTCCTTGGGATGACGATATCGACATTGGCATCGTCCGTGAAGACTACGAACGTTTCTTGAGGCTTGTGCCGAAGATTCTTCCGAAGCATTTGGAATTGCGCTCGTACCGCGATAAGTCCGACCACCATTATTATTTCTCGAGAATTGTAGACACCCGCTACGAGATGAACCGTAACGGAAGTCTGGTCTCTAGAACAGAAAATCTCTGGGTTGATATTTTCCCCCTCGATGGCATGCCGAACAATTGGTTTGTACGCAAGATTCATATGCTGGAACTGTTGTGGCTCCGCTTGCGTTACCATGTGGCCTGCTTTGACAAAGTCAACCTGAACCGCCCGAATAGGCCGCTGTCCGAACGAATCGTGATTGCGCTTGTTAAGGACTTGGGCGTTAACGGCCATAAGAACTACAAGAAGTGGTTGATCAAGCTTGATTTAGTGCTTCGCCGCTATAAGGTACAGAATTCGAACTGGATTGTGAACTTTATGGGACAGTACAAGTTCAAGGAAATGTTCCCGAAGTCCTACTACGGCAAGGGTAAACTTTATCAGTTCGAAGACATGCAACTGATGGGCCCCGAAGATGCCGACAAGGTTCTTACGCAAATGTACGGTGACTACATGAAGGAACCGGAAGATTGCGACAAGAACGTGCATGACGCTCAACTTGTTGAGCAACAGGCGTATTAA
- a CDS encoding lytic transglycosylase domain-containing protein, which produces MYRIVLLVVFLGVFAFADSSSVAPSVKASSPSPLPSQATDSLIASMPFTPPNPYESLEQIPPSQFQDVVVRYNRLKALSEDKSQPKNVRDFARAAQFFYKEQWDSAYFAYDSLRGRDAQLDGAVILRMAKSLFKLRDYKNMRVVLALYKNLDQDASFERAASRLRIEAAMADSSLSDRAHADSLKVFVEKYPKSDDAAALRYRYAQYLEQFRQMKEAKRIYLRLLTSASNYKDSAFAAIRRLRKVRGAPETLEEKVAYAKMACAKDNASECLSLLDSIHVLDSMLVSLSPEAALPPPEDSLQKKLAPSSLDINTRITLWEKRAVTLRTLKRDDEAIKQFKFLLDSVEARPLWMQSILRLYRNNAGRYEREIRKMDATLQDASQFSKENANNLWVKGFEYEQKEMYDSAIACYKTLSHKRFKNNIKRQWAKFRIGFVYFKQEKWAEAIPALIDATKEPFLWSGSGARMFLGDAYMRLGKDSLAREAYLDCIRDFPLAYYAHRSRLKLVGYKLMNEKDVPYAHGVLMAPEQTLAWVRASQPKIGKPDTTYNPERYNRIRTLFQYGFSEQAFALYDEARKKNAKRLDFLYEYGKLFYEMGETAAGYRLARQFQNNIDRRRLMAPPIDVLHYLYPIPYMDQVKFHSGDRIDPFFVYSVMRQESIFNFEIMSPAGACGLLQIMPATGKMLAEKESLPNFEPRQLFNAYMNIRLGIRYLIDLKAEYNDDYMYVLGNYNAGPKPTKRWQAAGEGKSWDVRAEDISYWETRDYVKRVMGNYWIYQEIYDGI; this is translated from the coding sequence ATGTATAGGATTGTTTTGTTGGTTGTGTTTTTAGGCGTGTTCGCTTTTGCGGATTCGTCATCTGTGGCTCCCTCTGTAAAAGCATCGTCTCCGAGCCCGCTTCCGTCGCAAGCAACGGATAGCTTGATTGCGTCGATGCCGTTTACTCCCCCGAATCCGTACGAAAGTCTGGAACAGATTCCGCCTTCGCAATTTCAGGATGTGGTGGTGCGTTACAACCGCCTTAAGGCTTTGAGTGAAGACAAGTCTCAGCCTAAGAATGTGCGTGACTTTGCACGTGCTGCCCAGTTCTTTTACAAGGAACAGTGGGATAGCGCCTACTTTGCTTACGATTCCCTGCGTGGTCGCGATGCTCAATTAGATGGTGCTGTTATCTTGCGCATGGCAAAATCGCTGTTCAAGTTACGCGATTACAAGAACATGCGCGTGGTGCTCGCTCTTTATAAGAACCTGGATCAGGACGCCTCTTTTGAACGCGCTGCTTCTAGGCTTCGTATTGAGGCCGCGATGGCGGACTCCTCCTTGAGTGACCGAGCTCATGCGGATTCCCTGAAGGTCTTTGTTGAAAAGTATCCGAAGTCTGATGATGCGGCGGCTTTAAGATATCGCTATGCCCAATACTTGGAACAGTTCAGGCAGATGAAAGAAGCAAAGCGCATTTATTTGCGACTTTTGACGAGTGCCTCTAACTACAAGGATTCCGCCTTTGCCGCAATCCGCAGACTCCGCAAGGTGCGTGGCGCTCCCGAGACCTTGGAAGAAAAGGTTGCGTATGCCAAGATGGCTTGCGCCAAGGATAACGCAAGCGAATGCCTTTCTTTGCTTGATTCGATTCATGTTCTGGATTCGATGCTTGTATCGCTTTCGCCGGAAGCAGCGCTCCCGCCGCCGGAAGATTCTTTGCAGAAAAAGCTTGCCCCGAGTTCTTTGGACATAAATACCCGCATTACTTTGTGGGAAAAGCGTGCAGTGACCTTGCGTACGCTCAAGCGCGATGACGAAGCCATTAAGCAGTTCAAGTTCTTGCTGGATTCTGTGGAAGCTCGCCCCTTGTGGATGCAGTCTATTTTGCGCCTGTATCGCAACAATGCCGGTCGCTACGAAAGAGAAATCCGCAAGATGGATGCAACCTTGCAAGATGCTAGCCAGTTCAGTAAGGAAAATGCGAACAACTTGTGGGTGAAGGGTTTTGAATATGAACAGAAAGAAATGTACGATAGCGCCATTGCTTGCTACAAGACTCTTTCTCACAAGCGCTTCAAGAATAATATCAAGCGCCAGTGGGCCAAGTTCCGCATTGGCTTTGTGTACTTTAAGCAAGAAAAGTGGGCTGAAGCAATTCCAGCCTTGATTGATGCGACCAAGGAACCCTTCCTTTGGAGCGGTAGCGGTGCCCGCATGTTCTTGGGCGATGCCTACATGCGACTGGGTAAGGATTCTCTTGCCCGCGAAGCATACCTCGACTGTATTCGCGATTTCCCGCTGGCTTACTATGCGCACCGTAGCCGTCTTAAGCTTGTCGGCTACAAGTTGATGAACGAAAAGGATGTTCCGTATGCGCATGGCGTGCTCATGGCGCCTGAACAAACGCTTGCTTGGGTGCGCGCCTCGCAGCCGAAGATTGGCAAGCCCGATACGACTTACAATCCGGAACGTTACAACCGCATTCGCACGCTGTTCCAGTATGGTTTTAGCGAACAAGCATTCGCCCTTTATGACGAAGCCCGCAAAAAGAATGCGAAGCGTTTGGATTTCTTGTACGAATACGGCAAGCTGTTCTATGAAATGGGCGAAACTGCTGCCGGCTATCGCCTCGCTCGCCAGTTCCAGAACAATATCGATCGCCGCCGCCTGATGGCTCCGCCGATTGATGTGCTGCATTACCTGTATCCGATTCCGTACATGGACCAGGTGAAGTTCCATTCCGGTGATCGCATTGATCCGTTCTTTGTGTACAGCGTGATGCGTCAGGAATCGATTTTCAATTTTGAAATCATGTCGCCGGCGGGTGCTTGCGGCTTGTTGCAGATTATGCCTGCAACAGGCAAGATGCTTGCCGAAAAGGAAAGTCTTCCGAATTTCGAACCTCGTCAGCTGTTTAATGCCTACATGAACATTCGCTTGGGCATTCGTTACCTGATTGACTTGAAGGCCGAATACAACGATGACTACATGTATGTGCTCGGTAACTACAATGCGGGCCCGAAGCCGACGAAGCGCTGGCAGGCTGCTGGTGAGGGCAAGTCTTGGGATGTTCGTGCCGAAGACATTAGCTACTGGGAAACCCGCGACTACGTGAAGCGCGTCATGGGCAACTACTGGATTTACCAGGAAATTTACGACGGAATCTAG
- the ptsP gene encoding phosphoenolpyruvate--protein phosphotransferase, with protein MTTSTKNPAKKPEQVRTVLTGVPASPGFAMGSVFPVTNRKISVVEETLPESRLPDEEQLFLKAVHKTVKEVSQIKELSESRTGMKDSLIFATHLMILQDPTLMNGVLDKIRKERKNARWAVHVVLGAFIDKFEQIDSPAMRDKAADLRDVYNRLMAAMEDSGPVLEDVATEDGVVLAGHELLPSLLMSIKPGQVAGLAMDTGGRTSHVAILARSLQIPLVSGLRNFAALVKAGDTVIVDGSSGQVVINPNQDDIKEFHARQEVFERQRRELFTMRQLEPMTRDGKYITLHANIELPSESEKVTDFGATGIGLYRSEFLFLRSEAPTQDEQRDAYRYILETMYPCPVTIRTLDAGGDKLVSGITAVNESNPFMGWRSIRVCLDREDIFCTQLKALLLANTKENLRLLLPMISGMTELRRAKACIAKCRKELEEKGKKVAKVKIGVMIEVPAAVMIVDKLAKEVDFFSIGTNDLVQFTLAVDRTNELITDMFQPHHPAVLSMIYQTVQAAHREGIPVAVCGEMSADPLSVLLLVGLGVDELSMTPWSVMSTKKIIRSINFEDVRDSALTVLQMDDAESVNAFMLGKYAQTIRDLGISSFVGQVDSSKK; from the coding sequence ATGACCACTTCAACGAAGAACCCTGCTAAAAAGCCGGAACAAGTCCGTACAGTTTTGACGGGCGTTCCAGCATCCCCAGGCTTTGCCATGGGGAGCGTTTTCCCGGTTACGAACCGGAAAATCTCGGTGGTAGAGGAAACTCTCCCCGAAAGCCGTCTGCCGGACGAAGAACAGCTTTTCTTGAAAGCGGTCCACAAGACGGTCAAGGAAGTTTCGCAGATTAAGGAACTTTCTGAAAGTCGCACCGGGATGAAGGATAGCCTCATCTTTGCGACGCACTTGATGATTTTGCAAGACCCCACTTTGATGAATGGGGTTCTCGACAAGATTCGCAAGGAACGCAAGAATGCCCGTTGGGCAGTTCATGTGGTTCTTGGCGCCTTCATTGATAAGTTTGAACAGATTGATTCGCCTGCCATGCGCGATAAGGCGGCCGACCTGAGGGACGTGTACAACCGCTTGATGGCGGCCATGGAAGATTCCGGACCGGTGCTCGAGGATGTGGCTACCGAAGACGGCGTTGTGCTGGCGGGACACGAACTTTTACCGAGTCTTTTGATGTCGATTAAGCCCGGCCAGGTGGCGGGGCTTGCGATGGATACGGGTGGCCGTACGAGCCACGTGGCCATTCTTGCGCGCTCGCTCCAGATTCCGTTGGTTTCTGGCTTAAGAAACTTTGCTGCGTTAGTGAAGGCTGGCGATACCGTTATCGTTGATGGCTCGAGCGGCCAGGTTGTCATTAATCCGAACCAAGATGACATCAAGGAATTCCACGCCCGCCAAGAAGTCTTTGAAAGACAGCGTCGTGAATTGTTCACGATGCGTCAGCTGGAACCGATGACGCGTGATGGCAAGTATATCACGTTGCATGCAAATATCGAACTTCCGTCGGAATCAGAAAAGGTGACGGATTTCGGTGCAACCGGTATCGGCCTGTATCGTTCTGAATTCTTGTTCTTACGGAGTGAGGCTCCGACTCAAGATGAACAGCGCGATGCCTATCGCTACATTCTTGAAACCATGTACCCCTGTCCGGTGACGATTCGTACTTTGGATGCCGGCGGAGACAAACTGGTGAGTGGCATTACTGCGGTGAATGAATCGAACCCGTTTATGGGTTGGCGCTCGATTCGCGTGTGCCTTGACCGCGAAGATATTTTCTGTACACAATTGAAGGCTTTGCTCCTTGCAAATACCAAGGAAAACCTGCGCCTGCTCTTGCCTATGATTTCGGGCATGACAGAACTGCGCCGTGCAAAGGCCTGCATTGCAAAGTGCCGCAAGGAACTTGAGGAAAAGGGCAAGAAAGTCGCGAAGGTGAAAATCGGCGTGATGATTGAAGTTCCTGCCGCGGTGATGATTGTCGACAAACTTGCCAAGGAAGTGGACTTCTTTAGCATCGGTACAAACGACCTTGTGCAATTTACGCTTGCCGTGGACCGTACGAACGAATTGATTACGGACATGTTCCAGCCGCACCATCCGGCTGTACTCAGCATGATTTATCAAACAGTGCAGGCGGCACACCGCGAAGGAATTCCGGTGGCGGTTTGCGGTGAAATGAGTGCGGATCCGTTGAGCGTGCTGTTGCTCGTTGGCCTTGGAGTCGATGAACTTTCGATGACTCCGTGGAGCGTGATGTCTACCAAGAAAATCATCCGTTCGATCAACTTCGAAGATGTGCGTGATTCTGCGCTGACGGTGTTGCAGATGGATGATGCTGAAAGCGTGAATGCCTTTATGCTAGGTAAGTATGCCCAGACGATTCGGGACTTGGGTATATCGAGTTTTGTGGGGCAAGTCGATAGCAGTAAGAAATGA
- a CDS encoding HPr family phosphocarrier protein: MIEKALVVTNKLGIHARPAGMIVDITGQAKSDISIVFEGSKANAKSILNVMMLAIPAGSEVKFEIDGEDEEQVASQLESLFNDHFNEEPC; this comes from the coding sequence ATGATTGAGAAAGCATTGGTGGTAACAAACAAGTTGGGGATACACGCAAGGCCTGCCGGAATGATAGTCGATATCACCGGCCAAGCCAAGAGCGATATATCCATCGTATTCGAGGGCTCGAAGGCGAATGCCAAGAGTATCTTGAATGTGATGATGCTTGCAATCCCTGCGGGTTCCGAAGTCAAATTCGAAATTGATGGCGAAGACGAAGAACAGGTCGCGTCTCAGTTGGAAAGTCTGTTTAATGACCACTTCAACGAAGAACCCTGCTAA
- a CDS encoding CotH kinase family protein: MRGFFAVWVALLALCFAACSDNDSSSSKDSEQETPADSVIDADAKLPFVGGPVIFTEVDPINIVYEDHEGGDAGWVELFNTSADTVDLSGMYLTDSKTEPFKWKFGNVKLAPSTFLLVFMSGKNYPDYQLPHDSLNMIGPGCWTWTDSQNDPPGESYADPLPGQKKNCFKEDAVRRFGSVMKLGENEDLGWSSIAVFVGTGSSDKEDVLDISAANEILMQAYITKDRKVSFRLTQPDIDDWKGYEIVFTGTGDSSTVYRATLPTGTTFPDLKNIYGTRMSPEANESQEVTVKVFSYIARNRGHEPHAGFKISEAGGRLYLVNADTAIVDSIAYPEMSVGKTWSFGTLADGTMGFGFGDASPYGLVTQPVVQSRSPALDTLAEIPPSGFYDMPFAIALPEGANVRCEKGGFAPTVDSPLAISLAVDSSMTIRCAAFDAGKLPGEEMVRTYVLGEKHSLPVVFLTTDPNSLFDPDSGIYMEGNFAQSKAPHYGANYWLDKEIPVTVEFMEPGVNAPAFVKHAGLKIFGNYSRQNDKKSVAITFREKYGDKRLRYSLFPDFPELNKFKVFILRNNGSNFGNDYIRDRLASSISEGLGVDYQRGRFAVVYYNGEYYGIHSIRERSTEYYFETHYGLNPDDIDLLKADNSVSAGSAVDYVALMDWLESNSLESEENYAYVASQIDVDNFINYMQTEMYANNRDWPGNNLKKWRSNNPKTPWKWFLYDMDFGMGNGYSEYTNNIFEFAAAEDGESWPNGPEYTLLFRRLLENSGFRAAFVNRMAVLLQMNFSSERVLARIERMTNEIESEIPRDQKRWKLSSSRMERQLEEIKDFAQERPGVVYDELREYFELGSPIALSLSVSGPGIINVHGLKIDSYPLTVNFFEGLPVMLEAVPTNGGVWAGWSDGVMEQARYVSPGEVESLTAVFK, translated from the coding sequence ATGAGGGGCTTTTTTGCCGTTTGGGTTGCGTTGCTTGCGCTGTGTTTTGCAGCGTGTTCCGATAATGATTCCAGTTCCTCAAAAGATTCCGAACAAGAAACACCTGCTGATAGTGTGATTGATGCCGACGCGAAACTTCCGTTTGTGGGTGGCCCCGTTATCTTTACCGAGGTTGATCCGATTAACATTGTCTATGAAGATCATGAAGGCGGCGATGCTGGCTGGGTGGAACTTTTCAATACTTCGGCCGATACGGTAGATTTGTCGGGAATGTACTTGACTGATTCAAAAACGGAGCCGTTCAAGTGGAAATTCGGAAACGTAAAACTTGCTCCGAGTACGTTCTTGCTTGTGTTTATGTCGGGCAAGAACTATCCTGACTATCAGCTGCCGCATGATTCGCTGAATATGATTGGCCCCGGTTGCTGGACATGGACCGATTCGCAGAATGATCCGCCGGGAGAAAGCTATGCTGATCCTTTGCCCGGTCAGAAAAAGAACTGCTTTAAGGAAGATGCCGTAAGACGTTTTGGTTCTGTGATGAAGCTTGGCGAGAATGAAGATTTGGGCTGGTCTTCGATTGCGGTATTCGTGGGTACCGGAAGTTCTGATAAAGAAGATGTACTCGATATCTCGGCGGCGAATGAAATCTTGATGCAGGCCTACATTACTAAGGACCGCAAGGTGTCTTTTAGACTCACGCAGCCCGATATTGACGACTGGAAAGGTTACGAAATCGTGTTTACGGGTACGGGCGATTCTTCGACGGTTTACCGCGCGACTCTCCCGACAGGGACGACTTTCCCGGACCTCAAGAATATTTACGGCACGCGCATGAGCCCCGAGGCGAATGAATCGCAAGAAGTAACGGTTAAGGTGTTTAGCTATATCGCTCGCAACCGTGGGCATGAACCGCATGCGGGTTTCAAGATTTCTGAGGCGGGTGGGCGCTTGTATTTGGTGAATGCTGATACGGCGATTGTAGATTCTATTGCATACCCAGAAATGTCTGTAGGGAAAACTTGGAGTTTCGGCACGCTTGCCGACGGTACGATGGGCTTTGGCTTTGGCGACGCTTCGCCCTATGGCCTTGTGACGCAACCGGTGGTGCAGTCGCGCTCGCCGGCGCTCGATACTTTGGCCGAAATTCCGCCGTCTGGTTTTTACGATATGCCGTTTGCGATTGCTTTGCCTGAGGGTGCGAATGTGCGCTGCGAAAAGGGTGGTTTTGCGCCTACGGTGGATTCTCCGTTGGCTATTTCGCTTGCGGTGGATTCTTCGATGACGATTCGCTGTGCTGCGTTTGATGCGGGAAAACTCCCGGGTGAAGAAATGGTGCGCACGTATGTCTTGGGCGAAAAGCATTCCTTGCCGGTGGTGTTCTTGACGACGGATCCGAATTCGCTTTTTGATCCCGATTCGGGCATATACATGGAAGGAAATTTCGCGCAGAGCAAGGCTCCACATTACGGCGCGAATTACTGGCTCGATAAGGAAATCCCCGTGACGGTAGAATTCATGGAGCCGGGTGTGAATGCGCCTGCTTTCGTGAAGCACGCGGGCCTCAAGATTTTTGGAAATTACAGCCGCCAGAATGACAAGAAATCGGTCGCGATTACTTTCCGCGAAAAGTATGGCGACAAGCGTTTGCGCTACAGCCTGTTCCCGGATTTTCCGGAGCTGAACAAATTCAAGGTCTTTATTCTGCGCAATAACGGAAGCAATTTCGGCAATGACTACATTCGCGATCGCTTGGCAAGTTCGATTAGCGAAGGCTTAGGTGTGGATTACCAGCGCGGGCGATTTGCGGTGGTGTACTATAACGGCGAATACTATGGTATTCATAGCATTCGTGAGCGCTCGACAGAATATTACTTTGAAACGCATTACGGCTTGAATCCCGACGATATCGATTTGCTTAAGGCGGATAATTCCGTGTCGGCAGGATCCGCTGTCGATTACGTGGCGCTGATGGATTGGCTTGAATCGAACAGCCTTGAAAGCGAAGAGAATTATGCCTATGTGGCTTCGCAAATTGATGTTGACAACTTTATCAATTATATGCAGACTGAAATGTATGCGAATAACCGCGACTGGCCGGGCAACAACCTGAAAAAGTGGCGCAGCAACAATCCGAAAACGCCGTGGAAATGGTTCCTGTACGATATGGATTTCGGAATGGGGAATGGTTATAGCGAATACACGAATAATATCTTTGAATTTGCTGCGGCAGAAGATGGCGAATCTTGGCCGAACGGCCCTGAATACACACTGCTTTTTAGGCGTTTGCTTGAAAATTCGGGATTTCGTGCGGCATTTGTGAACCGTATGGCGGTGCTGTTGCAAATGAATTTCTCGAGTGAGCGTGTGCTTGCGCGCATTGAGCGCATGACGAATGAAATTGAATCGGAAATTCCGCGCGATCAAAAACGGTGGAAGTTGAGCTCTTCGAGAATGGAGCGCCAACTTGAGGAAATTAAGGATTTTGCGCAGGAGCGCCCGGGCGTTGTGTACGATGAACTGCGCGAATATTTTGAATTGGGTAGCCCGATTGCGTTGTCACTTTCGGTAAGCGGACCGGGTATAATAAACGTTCATGGTCTGAAAATAGATTCGTATCCGCTGACGGTCAATTTCTTTGAAGGGCTCCCCGTGATGCTGGAAGCTGTGCCGACAAATGGTGGCGTTTGGGCTGGTTGGAGTGATGGGGTGATGGAGCAGGCGCGTTATGTGTCCCCGGGAGAGGTGGAAAGCCTGACCGCCGTTTTCAAGTGA
- a CDS encoding nucleotide sugar dehydrogenase, which produces MSYNTKILCIGAGYVGGPTMTVIADKCPDVKVTVVDINQARIDAWNSDNLPIFEPGLDDVVKRARGRNLFFSTDIPSAIKEADIIFVSVNTPTKTFGHGAGKASDLQYWEKTARNILEIADEGKIIVEKSTLPVRTAAAMERILNSNDKGLHFEVLSNPEFLAEGTAINDLFEPDRVLIGSHQTESGLAACQKLVDVYAHWVPRERILTTNLWSSELTKLTANAFLAQRISSINSISALCEKTGADVDEVAFVMGKDRRIGPKFLKASIGFGGSCFKKDILNLVYLCGYYGLPEVAAYWESVVKINEWQTHRVVDRMLETMFNTIASKKIAVFGFAFKANTGDTRESPANLVVRDLLAEHALPVVTDPKAIPDAKRDLKDVLDQVQFEEDPYKAAEGAHAVVVCTEWKCFAELDWNRIYKGMAKPAFVFDGRNILDADALKKIGFEVSSIGKGKAE; this is translated from the coding sequence ATGAGTTACAATACCAAGATTCTTTGCATTGGCGCGGGCTATGTCGGTGGCCCCACTATGACTGTTATTGCCGACAAGTGCCCCGATGTGAAAGTGACTGTGGTTGATATCAACCAGGCCCGTATTGACGCTTGGAATAGCGACAACCTCCCGATTTTTGAACCTGGCCTCGATGACGTGGTGAAGCGCGCCCGCGGCCGTAACCTCTTCTTTAGCACCGACATTCCCTCTGCCATCAAGGAAGCGGACATTATTTTTGTTTCTGTGAATACCCCGACCAAGACGTTTGGCCACGGTGCCGGCAAGGCTTCTGACCTGCAGTATTGGGAAAAGACCGCCCGCAATATCTTGGAAATCGCCGACGAAGGCAAGATTATTGTGGAAAAGTCGACGCTCCCGGTGCGTACCGCTGCCGCCATGGAACGAATCTTGAACTCTAACGACAAGGGCCTGCACTTTGAAGTGCTTTCTAACCCGGAATTCTTGGCCGAAGGTACCGCTATTAACGACCTTTTTGAACCGGACCGCGTGCTCATCGGTTCTCACCAGACGGAATCGGGCCTTGCCGCCTGCCAGAAGCTGGTGGATGTGTATGCCCACTGGGTGCCGCGCGAACGCATTCTCACGACGAATCTTTGGAGTTCCGAACTCACGAAGCTGACTGCAAACGCCTTCTTGGCTCAGCGCATTAGCTCCATCAACTCGATTAGCGCCCTTTGCGAAAAGACCGGCGCCGATGTGGATGAAGTGGCATTCGTGATGGGTAAGGACCGCCGTATCGGTCCCAAGTTCCTCAAGGCCTCTATCGGCTTTGGTGGTTCTTGCTTTAAGAAAGATATTTTGAACCTCGTGTACCTGTGTGGTTACTACGGTCTTCCCGAAGTGGCTGCTTACTGGGAATCGGTGGTGAAAATCAATGAATGGCAGACCCACCGCGTGGTGGACCGCATGCTCGAGACCATGTTCAACACGATTGCAAGCAAGAAGATTGCCGTGTTCGGTTTCGCTTTCAAGGCAAATACCGGCGACACTCGCGAAAGCCCTGCAAATCTTGTTGTGCGTGACCTGCTTGCTGAACATGCACTGCCGGTTGTTACCGATCCGAAGGCTATTCCTGATGCCAAGCGCGATTTGAAGGACGTGCTTGACCAGGTTCAGTTCGAGGAGGATCCGTACAAGGCTGCCGAAGGCGCTCACGCCGTGGTGGTCTGCACGGAATGGAAGTGCTTTGCTGAACTGGATTGGAACCGCATTTACAAGGGTATGGCCAAGCCTGCCTTCGTATTTGACGGCCGCAACATCCTGGATGCAGACGCTTTGAAGAAGATCGGTTTCGAAGTTTCAAGTATTGGTAAGGGGAAAGCGGAGTAA